Part of the Diprion similis isolate iyDipSimi1 chromosome 4, iyDipSimi1.1, whole genome shotgun sequence genome is shown below.
AGATACTGTGATGCCCGTTGTGTTGTAAATTTCGTGAATATATAGTTGCATGTTCAACCCACATTAACAATAAGacaattttttgagaaatcgAATGGCTTAGATGAATTGTGAACTTTAGTCTTTACTCTGCTTGCACAACTGCGCTTCCACAGCCTTGACCCGATAATTTTTGTTCCATGTTGACTCGTCAACAGGAATACTTTTCGGCAAATCGAATGATGAATACGGGAACACTGTCAATTGCGTTGATGGTGTCATACATGTCGGCAATTACTGTGCTCGGAACGAGCGCCGAAAATTATGCTTACGGTTCCCAAATCGTGGCAATGTACTTGGGAGCAGGTCTAGCCACCCCGTTGGTCTGCTACTTGTATCTTCCAGTGTTCTTCAAGTTCCAAAAAATGAGTTCCTTCGAGGTAACGGTTTGACTTTGAGGTTAGTGCTCGTTCTGCAGCAGGTACCGAAGAGTTATGTTCTTGTAACATCTTGCAGTATTTGGAGATGAGATTCGGTGTCGTTGCAAGACTCCTTGCGAGCATCATGAGCACTTTGTACATGCTCTTATACACCGGGATCGTTCTCTACGCTCCAGCTCTAGCTTTGGAAGCTACGACTGGACTTTCAACTGACCTCAGCATGCTCCTCATTGGAATCATCTGTACATTCTACTCGACGATCGGTGGCATCAAAGCGGTACTTATGACGGATGTCTTTCAGGGTATCTTGATGTTCGTTGCCGCTACCATAGTCGttatattatgtacaattAATGTCGAGGGTGGAGTCGGGAGAATATGGCAGCTGGCTGTTGACGGAGGGCGCATAGAGCTCGACAAGTGAGTATACAACGATTCGTTCCTTAAACCAGTATGAGGCCTGTCTAGTCACTGATGATGACTGTCCACTTATAATACTTCgaaaactgcagtttttctCTGGATCCAACGATGCGTCATACCTGGTGGAGTTTGACCATCGGGACGCTCATCCTATCCTTGGGGGCAAACGGCGTGACCCAAGTCCAAGTACAACGACTCCTTACCGTCAAGTAAGAGGCGAGAATCGACAACGGTGGCCAGTGAAAATATCGTCTTCCAATATTCTTTCAGGACCCTGAAGAGTGCTCAGATAGCCACGTGGATGAGTTACCCGATCAGCCTCTGCCTGGGACTGCTAACGAGTTTTGCTGGCCTGGCCATGTACGCCTTCTTCGTTGACTGCGACCCCGTGGCAGCGGGGGAGATTTCCTCGAGCGACATGCTGATGCCCTACTTCGTGATGAAGACGACCGCCAACATGCCGGGACTGGCTGGTCTCTTCATCGCTGGAGTATTCAGTGCGGGATTGAGCACTGTGTCCGCGATCCTAAATTCCCTGGCAGCGGTTGCCCTGGAGGACTATATAAAACCGGTGTACGTTAAACTAGGTTTTCAGTTTCCAGAAAAACGGGCTACCCTCGTCGGAAAGTCTCTGGCCATTGCCGTAGGAGTAATATGCATCCTGCTGTCTTTTCTCTCCAAACGCTTTGGCAGCTTGGTCCAGGCATCTTACAGCATTGCTGGAATAATCTATGGACCACTGCTCGCCATTTTTACTCTCGGGATGTTCTTCGAGTCTGCAGAGGAAAAAGGAGCCGTCATGGGAAGCTTGGTCGGTCTGGCTTTAGTGATTTGGATTGCATTTGGATATCCCAGGCCTTCAAAGATCCCATTGTCGGTGTCTACCGTCGGCTGCAATGGGACTTTGCCAACGCAGACTATGTCAAGTATCAGGCAAATGTATGTTCCCGATAGTTGTATGTTATTGTTCAGTGCCATTC
Proteins encoded:
- the LOC124405647 gene encoding putative sodium-dependent multivitamin transporter; translation: MRHTWWSLTIGTLILSLGANGVTQVQVQRLLTVKTLKSAQIATWMSYPISLCLGLLTSFAGLAMYAFFVDCDPVAAGEISSSDMLMPYFVMKTTANMPGLAGLFIAGVFSAGLSTVSAILNSLAAVALEDYIKPVYVKLGFQFPEKRATLVGKSLAIAVGVICILLSFLSKRFGSLVQASYSIAGIIYGPLLAIFTLGMFFESAEEKGAVMGSLVGLALVIWIAFGYPRPSKIPLSVSTVGCNGTLPTQTMSSIRQMPLGDSSYFYLYRISYMWYAPLGFIVSVVIGLAVSTLIGLLSKKTPREIDPDLFTPLVAKRVRRRRVNLSKTSNSQILTLREHAMDIETPS